The following coding sequences lie in one Rutidosis leptorrhynchoides isolate AG116_Rl617_1_P2 chromosome 4, CSIRO_AGI_Rlap_v1, whole genome shotgun sequence genomic window:
- the LOC139841204 gene encoding uncharacterized protein, whose translation MKAISLNIRSFKVGGKVDVVGWVRRLIVKEKPSFMALQETKLHLVDLNWIQSLWGSGNCNFIQKEMVGKSGGQLLIWDTIEFEAIDVINADFFMGVKGVWKSSGVSFNIVNVYGPHDDNNKKSLWNSLHNLIDASDEAWLLCGDFNEVRNQNERLNCDFIDHRARLFNDFITINSLIEIPLGGRNFTRVSDDGTKFSKIDCFLVNQSFVNLWKDLTAIALDRQHSDHCPIVLKDEDRNFGPKPFKIFDAWLDDEEIESVIRDAWVLPVENNARKDCVFRNKLKNVKNALRTWSNGKYKNLDVEIENLRSVAMEFELQAENGPLIRPDLDLWRETRKKWADKERTKELIDFK comes from the exons ATGAAGGCTATATCTTTAAACATTAGAAGTTTTAAAGTCGGGGGAAAGGTTGACGTTGTTGGGTGGGTTAGGCGCTTAATTGTTAAAGAAAAACCTTCCTTTATGGCGTTACAAGAAACAAAGTTACACCTTGTGGACTTGAACTGGATTCAATCTTTATGGGGGTCGGGTAATTGTAATTTCATCCAAAAGGAAATGGTGGGAAAATCGGGTGGCCAATTGCTTATTTGGGATACAATTGAATTTGAAGCGATCGATGTGATTAATGCTGATTTTTTCATGGGCGTTAAAGGGGTTTGGAAAAGTTCGGGTGTTAGTTTTAATATTGTTAACGTGTATGGTCCGCACGATGACAATAATAAAAAGAGTCTGTGGAACTCCCTCCACAACTTAATTGATGCTAGTGATGAAGCTTGGTTGCTCTGTGGTGACTTCAATGAAGTGAGGAATCAAAATGAAAGATTGAATTGTGATTTCATTGATCATAGAGCTAGACTTTTTAATGATTTTATTACAATAAATAGTTTGATCGAAATCCCTCTTGGAGGCCGTAATTTCACTCGGGTTAGTGACGATGGTACTAAATTTAGTAAAATTGATTGTTTTCTTGTTAACCAAAGTTTTGTCAATTTGTGGAAAGATCTCACGGCTATAGCGTTAGATAGGCAACATTCTGATCACTGCCCGATTGTTTTAAAAGACGAAGATAGGAATTTCGGACCTAAACCGTTCAAGATTTTTGATGCTTGGTTAGATGATGAAGAAATTGAGTCGGTTATTCGTGATGCATGGGTTTTACCGGTTGAAAATAATGCTCGTAAAGATTGTGTGTTTCGGAATAAACTCAAAAATGTAAAAAATGCTTTAAGAACGTGGAGTAATGGCAAATACAAAAACTTAGATGTCGAAATCGAAAATCTCAGATCAGTGGCAATGGAATTTGAACTTCAAGCTGAAAATGGGCCTCTTATCAGGCCTGATTTAGATCTATGGAGAGAGACGCGAAAAAAATGGGCTGATAAAGAAAGAACTAAAG agttgatagactttaaatga